In Serratia sp. FDAARGOS_506, a genomic segment contains:
- a CDS encoding zinc ribbon domain-containing protein, producing the protein MEAHCPQCSQTMNWVAGHYHCEACQRDYRQLASCPECGQPLQELKACGAVDYLCQNGHGLISKKRVHFSYQPL; encoded by the coding sequence ATGGAAGCGCACTGTCCGCAATGCAGTCAGACCATGAATTGGGTAGCGGGTCACTACCATTGTGAAGCCTGTCAGCGCGACTATCGGCAGCTGGCGAGCTGCCCGGAGTGCGGGCAGCCGCTGCAAGAATTGAAAGCCTGCGGGGCGGTGGATTACCTGTGCCAGAACGGGCACGGGCTGATCTCCAAAAAACGGGTTCATTTCAGCTATCAGCCGCTGTAA
- the bamB gene encoding outer membrane protein assembly factor BamB, with product MQLRKTLLVGLVSAALLSGCSLFNSEEDVVTMSPLPKVENQFTPSKAWSTSVGDGIGEYYSHLRPAYQDSTIYAADRFGIVKAMDADSGNEKWKVNLSEKTGFFSSNLSALLSGGLTVAGDKVYVGSEKAVVYALNTADGAIAWQTKVAGEAISRPVVSDGMVLVHTSNGMLQALNEADGAVKWTVNLDMPSLSLRGESAPAIAFGAAIVGGDNGRVSAVLMQQGQIIWQQRISQPSGATEIDRLNDVDTTPVIVDGVVYALGYNGNLTALDLRSGQIIWKRELGSVNDFIVDAGRIYLIDQNDRVVALSTEGGVTVWTQSDLLHRNLTPPVMYNGYLVTGDAEGYLHWINTTDGRFVAQQEVDSSGFLSAPMVAGDKLIIQARGGKVYAFTR from the coding sequence ATGCAATTGCGTAAAACACTCTTGGTCGGACTGGTTTCCGCTGCCTTGCTGAGTGGTTGCTCGCTGTTTAACAGCGAAGAAGACGTGGTTACCATGTCGCCGTTGCCGAAAGTTGAAAATCAGTTTACGCCGAGCAAGGCGTGGAGCACCTCGGTGGGCGACGGTATCGGTGAGTATTACTCCCACCTGCGTCCAGCCTATCAGGACAGCACCATTTACGCCGCCGATCGCTTTGGCATCGTGAAAGCGATGGACGCCGACAGCGGCAACGAGAAGTGGAAGGTCAATCTCTCCGAGAAGACCGGCTTCTTCTCCAGCAACCTGTCTGCGCTGCTGTCGGGCGGCCTGACTGTCGCGGGTGACAAGGTTTACGTCGGCAGCGAAAAAGCGGTGGTTTACGCATTGAACACCGCCGACGGCGCTATCGCCTGGCAGACCAAAGTGGCCGGCGAAGCGATCTCTCGTCCGGTTGTCAGCGACGGCATGGTGTTGGTGCACACCTCCAACGGTATGCTGCAGGCTCTGAACGAAGCCGACGGCGCAGTGAAGTGGACGGTTAACCTGGATATGCCTTCGCTGTCGCTGCGCGGTGAGTCCGCGCCGGCCATCGCCTTTGGCGCCGCTATCGTCGGCGGTGACAACGGCCGCGTCAGCGCCGTGCTGATGCAGCAGGGCCAGATTATCTGGCAACAGCGTATTTCTCAGCCGAGCGGCGCAACTGAAATCGATCGCCTGAACGACGTGGACACCACGCCGGTGATCGTTGACGGCGTGGTCTACGCGCTGGGTTACAACGGTAACCTGACGGCGCTGGATCTGCGTTCCGGCCAGATCATCTGGAAACGCGAGCTGGGGTCGGTGAATGATTTCATCGTCGACGCGGGCCGCATCTACCTGATCGACCAGAACGATCGCGTAGTCGCGCTGAGCACCGAAGGCGGCGTGACCGTGTGGACGCAGAGCGATCTGCTGCACCGTAACCTGACGCCGCCGGTGATGTATAATGGTTATCTGGTGACCGGTGACGCCGAAGGCTATCTGCACTGGATCAACACCACCGATGGTCGTTTTGTCGCCCAGCAGGAAGTGGATAGCTCCGGCTTCCTGTCTGCGCCGATGGTGGCCGGCGACAAGCTGATCATCCAGGCCCGCGGCGGGAAAGTTTACGCTTTCACCCGCTAA
- a CDS encoding YfgM family protein produces the protein MEVYTTENEQVDALRRFFAENGKALAVGVVLGIGALVGWRYWQSHENSNMMAASQSYQEASDRLAAGKPDDVAAAEKFVQANSNSYGVLAALQLAKHFVEQNDFAKAEQQLALAQGQTKDDNLLAMIDLRLARVQLQEKKLDEALKTLDGVKGEGWAAMMQDVRGDVLLAKGDAKGAREAYSKGIESNASQALQVLLRMKLNNLSS, from the coding sequence GTGGAAGTCTATACCACTGAAAACGAACAAGTCGACGCACTGCGTCGGTTCTTTGCCGAGAACGGCAAAGCGCTGGCGGTGGGCGTGGTGCTCGGAATTGGTGCCCTGGTTGGCTGGCGTTACTGGCAGAGCCATGAAAACTCCAACATGATGGCTGCATCGCAATCCTACCAGGAAGCCAGCGATCGTCTGGCGGCCGGCAAGCCGGATGACGTGGCCGCCGCAGAGAAATTTGTCCAGGCTAACAGCAACAGCTACGGCGTATTGGCCGCGCTGCAGTTGGCCAAGCACTTTGTCGAACAGAATGATTTCGCCAAGGCGGAACAACAATTGGCGCTGGCGCAGGGCCAGACCAAAGACGACAACCTGTTGGCGATGATCGACCTGCGTCTGGCGCGCGTCCAGCTGCAGGAGAAAAAGCTGGATGAAGCGCTGAAAACGCTGGATGGCGTGAAAGGCGAAGGCTGGGCGGCGATGATGCAGGATGTGCGCGGCGATGTATTGCTGGCCAAGGGCGACGCCAAAGGCGCGCGCGAAGCTTACAGCAAAGGCATTGAGTCCAACGCTTCTCAGGCGCTGCAGGTTCTGCTGCGCATGAAATTGAATAACTTGTCCAGCTAA
- the ispG gene encoding flavodoxin-dependent (E)-4-hydroxy-3-methylbut-2-enyl-diphosphate synthase, which produces MHNQAPINRRKSTRIYVGKVPIGDGAPIAVQSMTNTRTTDVEATVNQIKALERVGVDIVRVSVPTMDAAEAFKLIKQQVNVPLVADIHFDYRIALQVAEYGVDCLRINPGNIGNESRIRSVVDCARDKNIPIRIGVNGGSLEKDLQEKYGEPTPEALLESAMRHVDILDRLNFDQFKVSVKASDVFLAVQSYRLLASRIDQPLHLGITEAGGARSGSVKSAIGLGMLLSEGIGDTLRISLAADPVEEVKVGFDILKSLRIRARGINFIACPTCSRQEFDVIGTVNALEQRLEDIITPMDVSIIGCVVNGPGEALVSTMGVTGGHKKSGFYEDGVRQKERFDNEQMIDQLEAKIRAKAAMMDESNRITVNLLEK; this is translated from the coding sequence ATGCATAACCAAGCGCCCATCAACCGTCGAAAATCTACACGCATTTACGTCGGCAAGGTGCCTATTGGTGATGGCGCGCCGATTGCCGTGCAGTCGATGACCAACACCCGTACCACCGATGTTGAAGCAACGGTTAATCAGATCAAAGCGCTGGAGCGCGTGGGCGTCGATATCGTCCGCGTTTCTGTTCCTACCATGGATGCTGCCGAGGCGTTCAAGCTGATCAAGCAGCAGGTCAACGTGCCGCTGGTCGCCGATATCCACTTCGATTACCGCATCGCGCTGCAGGTTGCCGAATACGGCGTAGACTGCCTGCGCATCAATCCGGGCAACATCGGCAACGAATCGCGTATTCGCTCGGTGGTGGACTGCGCCCGCGACAAGAACATCCCGATTCGCATCGGCGTCAATGGCGGCTCGCTGGAGAAAGATCTGCAGGAAAAGTACGGCGAACCTACGCCGGAAGCGCTGCTGGAATCCGCCATGCGCCACGTGGACATCCTCGATCGCCTCAACTTCGACCAGTTTAAGGTCAGCGTCAAGGCGTCGGACGTGTTCCTGGCGGTGCAATCCTACCGTCTGCTGGCGTCGCGCATCGATCAGCCGCTGCACCTGGGCATCACCGAAGCCGGCGGCGCGCGCAGCGGGTCGGTCAAATCGGCCATCGGCCTGGGCATGCTGTTGTCTGAAGGCATCGGCGACACCCTGCGCATTTCGCTGGCGGCGGATCCGGTCGAAGAAGTGAAGGTCGGTTTCGATATCCTGAAGTCGCTGCGCATCCGCGCGCGCGGCATCAACTTCATCGCTTGCCCGACCTGTTCGCGCCAGGAATTCGACGTGATCGGCACGGTGAACGCGCTGGAGCAGCGCCTGGAAGACATCATCACGCCGATGGACGTTTCGATCATCGGCTGCGTGGTGAACGGCCCGGGCGAAGCGCTGGTGTCCACCATGGGCGTGACCGGCGGCCACAAGAAGAGTGGCTTCTATGAAGACGGCGTGCGCCAGAAAGAGCGTTTCGACAACGAACAGATGATCGATCAGCTGGAAGCGAAAATTCGCGCCAAGGCCGCGATGATGGACGAAAGCAACCGCATCACGGTCAATCTGCTGGAAAAATAA
- the pilW gene encoding type IV pilus biogenesis/stability protein PilW — translation MKLKLWGVWLAAGLLAGCSGSAPEKEAQVSEAGQTRLQLGLEYLQQGDMDAARQNLEKALDAAPQDYRTQLGMALYEQRIGENAAAEQRYRQALKLAPGNGTVLNNYGAFLCGLGQYVPAQQQFSAAALAPDYGQVADSLENAGYCFLKAGQNDEARTLLSRALKVDPDKGTPLLAEAEKQFGEGKRAQSQLLLDVYQHVLPASASSLWLQIRFAALAGRQDSVQRYGKQLARSFPQSKQYQQFLANEY, via the coding sequence ATGAAGCTGAAACTGTGGGGTGTGTGGCTGGCGGCCGGATTGTTGGCCGGGTGTTCCGGTTCAGCGCCGGAAAAGGAAGCACAAGTCTCTGAGGCGGGCCAGACGCGGTTGCAACTGGGCCTGGAGTACCTGCAGCAAGGCGATATGGACGCCGCGCGCCAGAACCTGGAAAAGGCGCTGGACGCGGCCCCGCAGGATTACCGCACGCAGTTGGGCATGGCGCTCTATGAGCAGCGGATCGGTGAAAATGCCGCGGCCGAACAGCGTTATCGGCAAGCGCTCAAACTTGCGCCAGGCAATGGCACCGTATTGAATAATTACGGTGCGTTTCTTTGCGGTTTAGGGCAGTATGTACCGGCGCAACAGCAGTTTAGCGCTGCGGCGCTGGCGCCCGATTATGGCCAGGTCGCCGACAGCCTGGAAAACGCAGGTTACTGTTTTCTCAAGGCCGGACAAAACGATGAGGCGCGCACGCTGTTGAGCCGCGCGTTGAAGGTCGATCCGGACAAAGGCACTCCGCTGTTGGCGGAGGCCGAAAAGCAATTTGGAGAAGGGAAGCGCGCCCAGTCGCAACTTTTATTGGATGTTTATCAGCATGTTCTGCCGGCCAGCGCCAGCAGCTTATGGTTACAGATTCGTTTCGCCGCGTTAGCCGGCCGTCAGGATAGCGTTCAACGCTATGGCAAGCAGCTAGCGCGAAGTTTTCCACAATCCAAACAGTACCAGCAGTTCTTAGCTAATGAATACTGA
- a CDS encoding AEC family transporter translates to MSWETWSFAFNVTVPNLLMMLLGILLRHWRLMDDRFVDGATRLVFNLALPCLLFFSIATNHPQLLGNLPLVLFGAVGTLATFLLLELAAKWLVKEPRERGVFVQGGFRANTAIVGLAYAMTAYGSEGIALASLYLTVTVILFNVLSVITLTRSLQGGQGKKISHLSLLRSIVTNPLILGLVCGLLYAQTGLGIPTVIRQTGSYISALSLPLALLCTGASLDFRAMFRSSNVAALSSAAKLFLVPCLMTLAGWLCGFQGAALGIIFLFSATPTASGSYVMTRAMGGNATLAANIIAITTVGSFFTTALGIYFLRSWGAI, encoded by the coding sequence ATGTCCTGGGAAACCTGGAGTTTTGCGTTCAACGTCACCGTACCGAATCTGTTGATGATGCTGCTGGGGATCCTGCTGCGCCATTGGCGCCTGATGGATGACCGCTTTGTCGACGGCGCGACCCGCCTGGTGTTCAATCTGGCGCTGCCGTGCCTGCTGTTTTTCAGCATCGCCACCAACCACCCGCAGCTGCTCGGCAACCTGCCGCTGGTGCTGTTTGGCGCGGTCGGCACGCTGGCGACCTTCCTGCTCTTGGAGCTGGCCGCCAAGTGGCTGGTGAAAGAGCCGCGTGAGCGCGGGGTGTTCGTGCAGGGCGGTTTCCGCGCCAATACCGCCATCGTCGGCCTGGCCTACGCCATGACCGCCTACGGCAGCGAAGGCATTGCGCTCGCCTCGCTGTACCTGACGGTGACGGTGATCCTGTTCAACGTGCTGTCGGTCATCACCCTCACGCGCAGCCTGCAGGGCGGGCAAGGCAAGAAAATCAGCCACCTGTCGCTGCTGCGCAGCATCGTTACCAACCCGCTGATCCTCGGCCTGGTGTGCGGGCTGCTGTATGCGCAAACTGGGCTGGGCATCCCGACCGTGATCCGCCAGACCGGCAGCTATATCTCCGCACTGTCGCTGCCGCTGGCGCTGCTGTGCACCGGCGCCAGCCTGGATTTTCGCGCCATGTTCCGTTCGTCCAACGTGGCCGCGCTATCGTCGGCGGCCAAGCTGTTTCTGGTGCCGTGCCTGATGACGCTGGCCGGCTGGCTGTGCGGGTTTCAGGGGGCGGCGCTGGGCATTATCTTCCTGTTTTCCGCCACGCCGACCGCTTCGGGCAGCTATGTCATGACGCGCGCCATGGGCGGTAACGCCACGCTGGCGGCCAACATTATCGCCATCACCACCGTCGGTTCGTTCTTCACCACCGCGTTGGGGATCTATTTCTTGCGCTCATGGGGCGCGATTTAA
- a CDS encoding M4 family metallopeptidase, protein MPAQRMRSVIPPYMLRRIIEHGNAPQRDCALHTLNHVQSLLGNKPLRSPTEKNARAGEALRDIYDAQNGTQLPGKQVRKEGQPSNHDVAVDEAYDYLGVTYDFFWQAYRRNSLDNKGLPLVGSVHYGKEYQNAFWNGQQMVFGDGDGEIFNRFTIAIDVVGHELAHGVTESEAGLIYYQQSGALNESLSDVFGSLVKQFHLQQTADKADWLIGAGLLAKGIKGKGLRSMSAPGTAYDDPLLGKDPQPASMKDYIQTKEDNGGVHLNSGIPNRAFYLAATALGGFAWEKAGYVWYDTVCDKALPQNADFATFARTTVKHALARFDQSVADKVQQAWHQVGVE, encoded by the coding sequence ATGCCAGCCCAGCGCATGCGTTCCGTCATTCCTCCCTACATGCTGCGCCGCATCATTGAACACGGCAACGCCCCGCAGCGCGACTGCGCGCTGCACACCCTGAACCACGTGCAAAGCCTGCTCGGCAACAAGCCGCTGCGTTCTCCGACCGAGAAAAACGCCCGAGCCGGTGAAGCGCTCCGCGATATCTACGACGCCCAGAACGGCACCCAGCTGCCCGGCAAACAGGTGCGCAAAGAGGGCCAGCCCAGCAACCACGACGTGGCGGTGGACGAGGCCTACGACTATCTCGGCGTCACCTACGATTTCTTCTGGCAGGCCTACCGGCGCAATTCTCTGGATAATAAAGGGCTGCCGCTGGTTGGCAGCGTGCACTACGGCAAGGAGTACCAGAACGCCTTCTGGAACGGCCAGCAAATGGTGTTCGGCGACGGCGACGGCGAGATCTTCAACCGTTTCACCATCGCCATCGACGTGGTCGGCCACGAGCTGGCGCACGGCGTAACCGAGAGTGAAGCCGGGTTGATCTACTACCAGCAGTCCGGGGCGCTCAACGAGTCGCTGTCCGACGTATTCGGCTCGTTGGTCAAGCAGTTCCACCTGCAGCAAACCGCCGATAAAGCCGACTGGCTGATCGGCGCCGGGCTGCTCGCCAAGGGCATCAAAGGCAAAGGGCTGCGCTCGATGTCGGCCCCCGGCACCGCCTACGACGATCCGCTGCTGGGCAAAGACCCGCAGCCCGCCAGCATGAAGGATTATATCCAGACCAAGGAAGACAACGGCGGCGTGCACCTCAATTCCGGCATTCCCAACCGCGCCTTCTACCTGGCGGCGACGGCGCTGGGCGGCTTCGCCTGGGAGAAAGCCGGCTACGTCTGGTATGACACGGTGTGCGATAAAGCGCTGCCGCAAAACGCCGACTTCGCCACCTTCGCCCGCACCACGGTGAAACATGCGCTAGCGCGTTTCGACCAGAGCGTGGCGGACAAGGTGCAGCAAGCCTGGCATCAGGTGGGGGTGGAATAA
- a CDS encoding protealysin inhibitor emfourin: MKPLPTLNQDTVIELAREGGFAYIPKLAGQRRIALADITPEQRQRLNQLLNQTLPYAQEEGQPTSPGCGDQRYYRVQINYTSPTLSSEIVLLIPESSAPQALVDLWKTGQVDE, translated from the coding sequence ATGAAACCGCTGCCGACGCTCAATCAGGATACGGTCATTGAGCTGGCGCGCGAGGGAGGCTTCGCCTACATTCCCAAACTGGCGGGCCAGCGCCGCATCGCGCTGGCCGATATCACGCCGGAGCAGCGGCAGCGCCTGAATCAGTTGCTGAACCAGACGCTGCCCTATGCGCAGGAAGAGGGTCAGCCCACCTCCCCCGGCTGCGGCGACCAGCGTTACTACCGCGTGCAAATCAACTACACCAGCCCCACCCTGAGCAGCGAGATCGTGCTGTTGATCCCGGAAAGCAGTGCGCCGCAGGCGCTGGTGGATCTGTGGAAAACCGGCCAGGTGGATGAGTGA
- the der gene encoding ribosome biogenesis GTPase Der has translation MIPVVALVGRPNVGKSTLFNRLTHTRDALVADFPGLTRDRKYGRAEIEGNEFIIVDTGGIDGTEDGVETRMAGQSLLAIEEADIVLFMVDARAGLMPADQGIAQHLRSRQKATFLVANKTDGLDPDTATADFYSLGLGEVFAIAASHGRGVTQLIEHVLVPFVPEKPEDVELTEEEANAAYWAEQNGETLEGEEDEEPEEEFNPQDLPIKLAIVGRPNVGKSTLTNRILGEERVVVYDMPGTTRDSIYIPMVRDEREYVLIDTAGVRKRGKVTETVEKFSVIKTLQAIEDANVVLLVIDAREGISDQDLSLLGFILNSGRSLVIAVNKWDGMSEEDREHVKEMLDLRLGFVDFARVHFISALHGSGVGNLFESVQEAYECATRRVNTSMLTKIMQMAVDDHQPPLVRGRRVKLKYAHAGGYNPPIVVIHGNQVSDLADSYKRYLMNYFRRSLNVMGTPIRIQFKEGDNPFAGKRNLLTPTQMRKRKRLMSHLKKSK, from the coding sequence ATGATACCTGTCGTCGCGCTGGTCGGGCGCCCGAATGTGGGTAAATCCACCTTGTTCAACCGTTTAACCCATACGCGCGATGCGCTGGTGGCGGATTTCCCGGGGCTGACGCGTGACCGCAAGTATGGTCGTGCTGAAATCGAAGGCAATGAGTTCATCATCGTCGATACCGGCGGTATCGACGGCACCGAAGACGGCGTCGAAACGCGCATGGCCGGTCAGTCTCTGCTGGCGATCGAAGAAGCGGACATCGTGCTGTTCATGGTCGACGCCCGCGCCGGCCTGATGCCGGCGGATCAGGGCATCGCCCAGCACCTGCGCAGCCGCCAGAAGGCGACCTTCCTGGTGGCTAACAAGACCGACGGTCTGGATCCGGACACCGCTACCGCCGATTTCTACTCGCTCGGCCTGGGTGAAGTGTTCGCTATCGCCGCTTCCCACGGCCGTGGTGTCACCCAGTTGATCGAACACGTGCTGGTGCCGTTCGTGCCGGAAAAACCGGAAGACGTCGAACTGACCGAGGAAGAGGCCAACGCCGCTTACTGGGCCGAGCAAAACGGTGAAACGCTGGAAGGCGAAGAAGACGAAGAGCCGGAAGAAGAGTTCAACCCGCAGGATCTGCCGATTAAGCTGGCGATCGTCGGCCGCCCTAACGTCGGTAAGTCTACGCTCACTAACCGCATCCTCGGCGAGGAGCGCGTGGTGGTGTACGACATGCCGGGCACCACCCGCGACAGCATCTACATTCCGATGGTGCGCGACGAACGCGAATATGTGCTGATCGACACCGCCGGGGTGCGTAAACGCGGCAAGGTGACCGAAACCGTCGAGAAGTTCTCGGTGATCAAGACCCTGCAGGCGATTGAAGACGCCAACGTGGTGCTGCTGGTGATTGACGCGCGTGAAGGCATCTCCGATCAGGATCTTTCGCTGCTCGGCTTTATCCTCAATAGTGGGCGCTCACTGGTGATTGCGGTCAACAAGTGGGACGGCATGAGCGAAGAAGATCGCGAGCACGTGAAAGAGATGCTCGACCTGCGTCTGGGCTTCGTCGACTTCGCGCGCGTGCACTTCATCTCCGCGCTGCACGGCAGCGGCGTCGGTAACCTGTTCGAATCGGTGCAGGAAGCCTACGAGTGCGCAACCCGTCGCGTAAATACCTCGATGCTGACCAAAATCATGCAGATGGCGGTTGACGATCACCAGCCGCCGTTGGTGCGCGGCCGCCGCGTGAAGCTGAAATACGCCCACGCCGGCGGTTACAACCCGCCGATCGTGGTGATCCACGGCAACCAGGTTAGCGATCTGGCCGATTCGTACAAGCGCTACCTGATGAACTACTTCCGCCGCTCGCTGAACGTGATGGGGACGCCGATCCGCATCCAGTTCAAAGAGGGGGACAACCCGTTCGCCGGCAAACGCAACCTGCTGACGCCGACCCAGATGCGTAAGCGCAAACGCCTGATGAGCCACCTGAAAAAGAGCAAGTAA
- the rodZ gene encoding cytoskeleton protein RodZ, whose product MNTEASQDKTVSMTTGQRLRQAREQLGLSQQTVAERLCLKMSTVRDIEEDSVSADLASTFVRGYIRSYAKLVHLPEDELLPMMAKQAPLKMAKVAPMQSFSLGKRRKKRDGWLMSFTWLIVFVVIGLTGAWWWQNHKAQQEEIATMADQSSAQLSQNNEGQSVPLTDGNADAGTNVPLTDNSTAPADTGAAAQAPAATAQVPGTAQQQPAVVSPSQTTLPETTPAAQAPLPTADAGVAAPAADPNALVMDFSADCWLQVSDASGKTLFSGTQKKGGKLNLAGTAPYKLTIGAPAAVQIQYQGKPVDLSRFVKSNRVARLTVAAQ is encoded by the coding sequence ATGAATACTGAAGCCTCCCAAGATAAAACCGTATCCATGACGACGGGCCAGCGCCTGCGTCAGGCCCGTGAGCAACTCGGGCTGAGCCAACAGACCGTTGCAGAACGCCTGTGTCTCAAAATGTCCACCGTGCGCGATATCGAGGAAGACAGCGTTTCCGCTGACCTCGCGTCCACCTTCGTGCGCGGTTACATCCGTTCCTACGCCAAGCTGGTGCATTTGCCGGAAGACGAACTGCTGCCGATGATGGCCAAGCAGGCGCCGTTGAAGATGGCGAAAGTGGCGCCGATGCAAAGCTTCTCGCTGGGCAAGCGCCGCAAGAAACGCGACGGCTGGCTGATGAGCTTCACCTGGCTTATCGTGTTCGTGGTGATCGGCCTGACCGGCGCCTGGTGGTGGCAAAACCACAAGGCCCAGCAGGAAGAGATCGCCACCATGGCCGATCAGTCCTCCGCGCAGCTTTCACAGAATAACGAAGGGCAGTCCGTGCCGCTGACCGACGGCAATGCCGACGCCGGCACCAACGTGCCGTTGACCGACAACAGCACTGCGCCGGCCGATACCGGCGCGGCGGCTCAGGCACCGGCGGCTACCGCTCAGGTGCCGGGTACGGCCCAGCAGCAGCCTGCCGTGGTGTCGCCAAGCCAGACTACCCTGCCGGAAACCACCCCGGCGGCACAAGCGCCGCTGCCGACCGCCGATGCGGGCGTGGCTGCACCGGCGGCCGATCCGAACGCGCTAGTGATGGACTTCTCCGCCGACTGCTGGCTGCAGGTGAGCGACGCAAGCGGTAAAACGCTGTTCAGCGGCACCCAGAAGAAGGGCGGCAAGCTGAACCTGGCCGGCACTGCGCCGTATAAACTGACCATCGGCGCGCCGGCGGCAGTACAGATCCAGTATCAGGGTAAACCGGTTGATTTAAGCCGGTTCGTTAAGTCAAACCGTGTTGCTCGCCTGACCGTCGCCGCGCAGTAA
- the hisS gene encoding histidine--tRNA ligase yields the protein MAKNIQAIRGMNDYLPEETALWQRIEGTLKQVLGSYGYSEIRLPIVEQTPLFKRAIGEVTDVVEKEMYTFEDRNGESLTLRPEGTAGCVRAGIEHGLLYNQEQRLWYIGPMFRYERPQKGRYRQFHQLGAEVFGLQGPDIDAELILLTARWWKALGIAEHVKLELNSIGSLEARANYRDALVAFLEQHVDVLDEDCKRRMYSNPLRVLDSKNPEVQALLNDAPRLSEYLDEESRAHFAGLCELLAQAGIPYTVNERLVRGLDYYNRTVFEWVTTSLGAQGTVCAGGRYDGLVEQLGGRATPAVGFAMGLERLVLLVQAVNPEFKAPSAIDVYVISSGAGTQSAAMQLAEQVRDAAPQLKLMTNYGGGNFKKQITRADKWGARIALILGESEVAAQQVVVKDLRSGEQETLAQSEVAARLALMLG from the coding sequence GTGGCAAAGAACATTCAAGCCATTCGCGGCATGAACGACTACCTGCCGGAAGAAACGGCATTATGGCAGCGTATTGAAGGCACCCTCAAGCAGGTGCTGGGCAGCTACGGGTACAGCGAAATCCGGTTGCCGATTGTAGAGCAGACCCCGTTATTCAAACGCGCGATCGGCGAAGTGACCGACGTCGTAGAAAAAGAGATGTATACCTTCGAGGATCGCAACGGCGAAAGCCTGACGCTGCGTCCGGAAGGGACGGCCGGCTGCGTGCGCGCCGGCATCGAACATGGTCTGCTGTACAATCAGGAACAGCGTCTGTGGTACATCGGCCCGATGTTCCGCTACGAGCGCCCGCAGAAAGGCCGCTACCGTCAGTTCCATCAGCTGGGCGCGGAAGTGTTCGGCCTGCAAGGCCCGGACATCGACGCCGAGCTGATCCTGCTGACCGCCCGTTGGTGGAAAGCGCTGGGCATCGCCGAGCACGTCAAGCTGGAGCTGAACTCCATCGGTTCGCTGGAGGCGCGCGCCAACTACCGCGACGCGCTGGTGGCGTTCCTGGAGCAGCATGTCGACGTGCTGGACGAAGACTGCAAACGCCGCATGTACAGCAACCCGCTGCGCGTGCTGGACTCCAAAAATCCTGAGGTGCAGGCGCTGTTGAACGACGCGCCGCGCCTGTCCGAGTACCTGGACGAAGAATCCCGTGCTCACTTCGCCGGTCTGTGTGAACTTTTGGCGCAGGCAGGTATCCCATATACCGTTAACGAGCGCCTGGTGCGCGGTCTGGATTACTACAACCGCACCGTGTTTGAGTGGGTGACCACCAGCCTGGGCGCGCAGGGCACCGTCTGCGCGGGCGGCCGTTACGACGGCCTGGTCGAGCAGCTGGGCGGCCGTGCCACTCCGGCGGTCGGTTTCGCCATGGGCCTCGAGCGCCTGGTGTTGCTGGTGCAGGCGGTTAACCCGGAATTCAAGGCGCCGTCGGCTATCGACGTGTATGTGATCTCTTCCGGTGCGGGCACCCAGAGCGCGGCGATGCAGCTGGCTGAACAGGTGCGCGACGCGGCGCCGCAGCTGAAGCTGATGACCAATTACGGCGGCGGCAACTTCAAGAAGCAGATCACCCGTGCGGACAAATGGGGCGCGCGCATCGCGCTGATCCTGGGTGAGAGCGAAGTGGCGGCGCAGCAGGTGGTGGTGAAAGATCTGCGCAGTGGTGAACAAGAAACGCTGGCGCAAAGCGAAGTCGCTGCGCGTCTGGCTTTGATGTTAGGTTAA